TGAGTTCGAGAATAACCGTCTTCGTCTCTTGGGCGCCTCCAGCGTGGAGTACTCCTACAAGATAGATTTCGGCGATATCGCTCTGAGCCGTGAGGAATTTGAAACCAGCCGTGCCGCCGGGGAGAATGTTAAATGCACCCTGGTATCTATCGGCGAACAGGAGGGACCGCCGCTTGCCGATCTTTGGTACTCTCTTGTCTGTCGCGGAGAAAAATGGGGCATCTTGAGAATTATCACCCGCGGCGATTATCAACGTCTCGATGTCGAGTTGCGAAACCTGGCGCGCTACCTCGGCAACGCTCTCTATTCCTTCGCCATCTGAATCGGGATATTATGGACAGTACCGTTTATGTTCCAGAAACCGCCGCAGTTAGAAATCAGGAATTGCGCCCCCCAAGAGAGGGCGACAATCAGCGCCGTCTGGTAATCCGCAAGGGCGTTCCCGACACTAAAGGACGCGAACAGGAACTGCTTGATATAGTTTCTTTTACCGCGGCTACCATCAATCACGAAGTCAATAATCCCCTCATGTCGATACTTGCAACCGTGGAGATGCTGTTGAATTCCCCGGTAGAGATGCCGCCGGATATAAGAGATAGAATAATCCGCATTGGCGCCGAAGCGGAGAGAATCAGAGAAGTTATTGAGACCCTGATTGATATTGAGCATCTGCGGTTTCGCCAAACCGACGGCGGCAAATTGATTGAACTCTGAGCGCCGTTTCCTTTCCAAACAAATTCATCTGTTGCCATATTTCCCTTGACTTATCAATCACCGCCGCTATATTGAAAAACTCACGGGGCCGTAGTTCAGTTGGGAGAACGCTTGACTGGCAGTCAAGAGGTCAGGGGTTCGACTCCCCTCGGCTCCAGAAAAATGCAAGCCGTCGGAAATCCCCGGCGGTTTTTGTTTAAGTTTACGATGAAACGCAGTTCGCGAAATGTCATATCGCTGAGACGGTTCAATTTCGACCTCTTTGAAAGCCCCGCGGCGCCGTCCGAATCTGTCCCGGTTACAATATCCCCGGCAACTTCGGCAAACGCCCGGACCAGTCTTCCCAGCCTGGAGCGGCTCCAGGAGCTCTTCGATGAATATAACCTCGCTTATTTCCAGGGGAAATTGCCATGGGTAAAGATAAATTACTCCGAGCGTTTGCTGGGAGCGGGACTTTATTATCCTCGGCGCCAGGAGATAAAAATCGGCGTGAAATATCATCAACTCTTTCCGGAAGAGATTGAGGATACGCTGAAACATGAGATGATTCATATCATTCATCCCCGTCATGACCGGGCTTTTAAATCTATGGCGCAGCGACTGGGGGCTTCGCTCAAGGCTCGCTCACATCCCAGTCTGCGCGGACAGTACCGATACCTCTATTACTGCCCCAACTGCCAGAGAGAATATCCACGCCGAAAGCGGCTGCGGATGGCATCCTGTGGAGTCTGCTCCAAAGGGGGAAAATTCGACCCAAAATTCAAACTTATTTCCAAGCGGCAAGATTTTCGGAAGGCTTAATTCTTTGCCGTTGAACAGGTAAATAATTCTAAAAAGACTTGACAGGTTGATGAATTTGAATATATTGAAAGGCTTTTGAAGTCGTTAAATTGTTAAACCGGAACTTTCCGGGGGTAGGATGAAGACATTTATACCAAAGGTTGAGACCTTACATAAGAAGTGGTACTTGCTTGACCTGAATGGCATGACGTTAGGTCACGCCGCCGTGGCTGCCGCCAATGTCCTGCGAGGCAAGAACAAGGCTATATTTACGCCGCATCTGGATACCGGCGATTACCTGATTGCCATCAATGCCACAAAACTTAAAATCTCCGGCGGCAAAGAGGCCGATAAGAAATATTACAATTTTTCCGGCTATCCCGGAGGGCTGAAGGTCACCCCTTATCGCCGGATGATGCAAACCAAGCCGGAACAGGTTTTCGAGCGGGCCGTGATGGGCATGCTCCCCAAGAACCGACTGGGTCGCAAGATGTTTAAGAAATTGCATGTTTACCCGGGGGAGGCGCATCCGCACCAGGCACAGAAACCGGAACCGTTGAAATAATATCGATTTATTAATAGAGTGAATTCATGAGTGAAACAGTTTTTGCAGCGACCGGTCGCAGGAAAGAATCGGTTGCCCGCGCCGTAATCAAAGTGGGCGGCGGAACGTTTGTCATCAATGACAAGACTCCCCGCGAGTATCTCAAACGAGGGGTTCTTGTAGATATCATCAATCAGCCGATAAAAGAGACGGACACCTTGGGAAAACTGGATATCTATTGCAGCGTTCGGGGAGGCGGACTGGCCGGTCAGGCCGGCGCGCTTCGTCTCGCCATTTCACGTGCTATCGCCAAACTTGACCCCGACCTTCGTCCCATGCTGAGAAGAAAAGGGTATTTGACGCGGGACCCGCGAGCTGTCGAACGGAAGAAATTCGGGCGTCCCAAAGCTCGTCGTCGCTTCCAGTACTCGAAACGATAAAAGTAACTATCCGGATTTACCGGAAATAATCACATTCGGCCTGGCTTCCGGCGGTCCCATTCGTGGTCCGGAGGCAGCGGCCGGG
The Candidatus Zixiibacteriota bacterium genome window above contains:
- a CDS encoding SprT-like domain-containing protein; its protein translation is MKRSSRNVISLRRFNFDLFESPAAPSESVPVTISPATSANARTSLPSLERLQELFDEYNLAYFQGKLPWVKINYSERLLGAGLYYPRRQEIKIGVKYHQLFPEEIEDTLKHEMIHIIHPRHDRAFKSMAQRLGASLKARSHPSLRGQYRYLYYCPNCQREYPRRKRLRMASCGVCSKGGKFDPKFKLISKRQDFRKA
- a CDS encoding histidine kinase dimerization/phospho-acceptor domain-containing protein; translation: MDSTVYVPETAAVRNQELRPPREGDNQRRLVIRKGVPDTKGREQELLDIVSFTAATINHEVNNPLMSILATVEMLLNSPVEMPPDIRDRIIRIGAEAERIREVIETLIDIEHLRFRQTDGGKLIEL
- the rpsI gene encoding 30S ribosomal protein S9, which encodes MSETVFAATGRRKESVARAVIKVGGGTFVINDKTPREYLKRGVLVDIINQPIKETDTLGKLDIYCSVRGGGLAGQAGALRLAISRAIAKLDPDLRPMLRRKGYLTRDPRAVERKKFGRPKARRRFQYSKR
- the rplM gene encoding 50S ribosomal protein L13 is translated as MKTFIPKVETLHKKWYLLDLNGMTLGHAAVAAANVLRGKNKAIFTPHLDTGDYLIAINATKLKISGGKEADKKYYNFSGYPGGLKVTPYRRMMQTKPEQVFERAVMGMLPKNRLGRKMFKKLHVYPGEAHPHQAQKPEPLK